The bacterium DNA window AACTCGGTTCGGATGTGCCTTTCTTTCTGCGGGGAGGATACTGCCACGGTCAGGGTCGCGGTGAGATTCTATCCACCATCGATCCGTTGCCGGAGTATTGGATTCTGGTCGTCGCTCCGCCGGTGTCTGTCTCGACGTCATGGGCCTATCAAAACGTGAAATTCGGCTTGACAAACGGGCAAAAGAGTAGTACATTCAGCGCTTTCAAATTGAAAATAAACGAGTCCTCACACTTGGGGGAACGGGTTCACAACGATTTTGAAGCGATAGTCTTCGAGCGATACCCGGAGTTGGCGGCGATCAAGCAGCAGTTGCTCTCCGGCAAGGCCCTGGCTGCCAGTATGAGCGGGAGCGGGTCAACCGTTTACGGCGTGTTCGAGACCCAGGAGGCAGCCCAGCAGACGCAACGACTCTTCCAGGATCAGCATAAAACCTTTTTAGCGCGACCAGTACAATGGGGAAAAAGGGAACTTGACCAGTATGTGTCGAGTTGCGCCGCAGACTCACAACCTGGCTTTGGGGCAGGTCTGTGAAATCAATTTTTAAGGAGGGAGGAATGGAGATAACCGAAATCACGGTCAGTATCCGCGAAGAGGACAAACTGAAGGCTTTTGTCAATGTGACCTTCGACGACTGCTTCGTCGTGCGCGGCATGAAAGTGATCAAGGGCGTGACCGGTTATTTCGTCAGCATGCCAAGCCGTAAAATGAATGACGGAACTTTCCGTGATATCGCACATCCCATCACCAATGAATTTCGGGACCGGCTGGAAAAAGCCGTTCTGGAAAAATACCGGCAGGAAGTGCAAAAGGGCGGCAAGCCAACCAATCAGGACGAATTTTTTTAGGCGGGCATGAGATTCTCTCTGGGGCGTCGCCAAGCTGGCAAGGCACAGGACTTTGGTTCCTGCATACGAAGGTTCGAATCCTTCCGCCCCAGCAAGTCTCTAACCTTGGTTAATGCTTCTGAGATCATTGCTCAAATGGCGAGTCCTCCGCTCAGTTGCTCGTCTGGTAGATGACGCAGGAGGCGGAACGGATCGTCATTTTTTTTGTCGTTTATGAATGCCCTGCTGCAACATCCGCGCTTGTTCTCCGGCAGAGCTCATCCCGAGCTGGCGCAAAAAATTGCCGCCTACCTCAACCTCGAGCTCGGCAAGAGTGAGTTCCGCGAGTTTAGCGACGGTGAAACCTGGGTCAAGTTCTCCGAGAATATTCGCGGCCAGGATGTTTTCATCATCCAGCCGACGAATTCGCCGCCGCGCAACCTGCTCGAACTGCTGATCATGCTGGATGCCGCCCGCCGCGCCTCCGCCCGGCGGATTACCGCGGTGATTCCGTACTTCGGCTATGCCCGCCAGGATCGCAAGGATCAGCCGCGCGTTTCGATCACCGCCAAGCTGGTCGCCAATCTCCTGACCACGGCGGGTGCGGATCGCATCCTCACGATGGATCTGCATGCGCCGCAATTGCAGGGGTTCTTTGATATTCCACTCGACCATCTCTATTCGGCCACCGTGTTCGTCGAGTACCTCCAAAAAATCAAAATCCCGAACCT harbors:
- the ispE gene encoding 4-(cytidine 5'-diphospho)-2-C-methyl-D-erythritol kinase, with the translated sequence MKALPFPAYAKINVGLRILGRREDGYHNLDTNFLQISLHDTLFFERTAAPVFELSCNWPELAAGGANLCEHAYRMLVEASGQPLGVRLRLEKRIPTGAGLGGGSSDAAVTLLALNQLWQLDLPVSRLEELALQLGSDVPFFLRGGYCHGQGRGEILSTIDPLPEYWILVVAPPVSVSTSWAYQNVKFGLTNGQKSSTFSAFKLKINESSHLGERVHNDFEAIVFERYPELAAIKQQLLSGKALAASMSGSGSTVYGVFETQEAAQQTQRLFQDQHKTFLARPVQWGKRELDQYVSSCAADSQPGFGAGL
- a CDS encoding SpoVG family protein, whose amino-acid sequence is MEITEITVSIREEDKLKAFVNVTFDDCFVVRGMKVIKGVTGYFVSMPSRKMNDGTFRDIAHPITNEFRDRLEKAVLEKYRQEVQKGGKPTNQDEFF
- a CDS encoding ribose-phosphate pyrophosphokinase, producing MNALLQHPRLFSGRAHPELAQKIAAYLNLELGKSEFREFSDGETWVKFSENIRGQDVFIIQPTNSPPRNLLELLIMLDAARRASARRITAVIPYFGYARQDRKDQPRVSITAKLVANLLTTAGADRILTMDLHAPQLQGFFDIPLDHLYSATVFVEYLQKIKIPNLVVVAPDLGGTHMARAYAKRLNAPIAIVDKRRSGPNMVEIMNVIGNVEGKNALLIDDICDTAGTLTNAASRLKDMGAQHVYAACTHAILSGPAVTRLMKSPIDQMIVTDTVQIHPNKLIDKIKVLSVAELFGRAIMRTHNEESISSLFD